In a single window of the Coffea eugenioides isolate CCC68of chromosome 3, Ceug_1.0, whole genome shotgun sequence genome:
- the LOC113764839 gene encoding inactive beta-amylase 9-like — MEVSVIGSSQVNNLGRVDLRYREVGLCSFSKNLNFAKISSQKYSGLFVGQSSISWPSKYLFPLIVKASATAQTEAAVTSEKASGTRRSEVDNNLMLYVGLPLDAVSSTNTINHARAIAAGLKALKLLGVDGVELPIWWGIAEKEARGQYNWAGYLSVAEMVQKMGLKLHVSLCFHACKESRVPLPEWVSQIGESQPDIYFTDRSGQRCKDCLSLSVDDLPIFDGKTPIQVYKEFCENFKTSFSSFMGSTITGISIGLGPDGELRYPSYHKPAKSQGAGEFQCYDKNMLSHLKQHAEASGNPLWGLSGPHDAPSSNELATSSGFLKEHGGSWESQYGDFFLSWYAGQLISHGDRLLSLASSTFSDVPIAVSGKVPLMHSWYQTRSHPVELMAGIYNTVNRDGYEGIIEVFSRNSCKAILPGIDLADEDQPKETRSSPESLLEQIIFSCRKYGIEISGQNERISGSPSGFQQIKKNLTGENAVDLFTYQRMGASFFSPEHFPSFTAFVRDLRQPQLHSDDLPVEKVDSAESLPEKNVQMQAA, encoded by the exons ATGGAGGTTTCAGTGATTGGAAGCTCTCAGGTTAACAATCTTGGCAGGGTGGATTTGAGATATAGAGAGGTTGGCTTATGTagtttttctaaaaatttgaactttgcTAAGATTTCTTCACAGAAATATTCAGGATTATTTGTTGGTCAAAGCAGCATCTCGTGGCCTTCAAAATATTTGTTCCCTTTAATTGTCAAAGCTTCTGCTACTGCTCAAACTGAAGCTGCTGTTACATCCGAGAAAGCTTCTGGGACGAGAAGATCTGAAGTT GACAACAACTTGATGTTGTATGTTGGCTTGCCATTGGATGCAGTGTCAAGCACTAATACGATTAATCATGCACGAGCAATTGCTGCTGGATTAAAAGCTCTGAAGTTATTGGGTGTTGATGGAGTAGAGCTCCCCATCTGGTGGGGTATTGCTGAGAAAGAAGCTAGGGGGCAGTACAATTGGGCAGGATATCTTTCTGTTGCAGAGATGGTCCAAAAGATGGGCCTTAAGCTTCATGTTTCACTTTGTTTCCATGCCTGCAAAGAATCCCGTGTTCCACTGCCTGAATGGGTCTCTCAGATTGGTGAATCTCAACCTGATATTTACTTCACTGATCGTTCAGGACAGCGCTGCAAAGATTGTTTATCACTCAGTGTGGATGATCTTCCTATTTTTGATGGAAAGACTCCAATTCAAGTTTACAAAGAGTTTTGTGAGAACTTCAAGACTTCATTCTCATCATTTATGGGTTCTACAATAACG GGAATATCAATTGGTCTTGGACCAGATGGTGAACTTCGATATCCTTCTTACCATAAACCGGCCAAAAGTCAAGGAGCTGGAGAATTCCAGTGCTACGACAAAAACATGCTGAGCCATCTCAAGCAGCATGCAGAAGCATCTGGGAACCCTCTTTGGGGACTTAGTGGTCCCCATGATGCACCGAGCTCTAACGAATTGGCAACCTCTAGTGGCTTTTTAAAGGAGCATGGAGGTTCATGGGAGTCACAATATGGTGATTTTTTCCTTTCCTGGTATGCAGGCCAGCTAATTTCTCATGGAGATCGCCTGCTTTCCCTTGCTTCCTCAACTTTTAGCGATGTCCCAATCGCAGTTTCTGGAAAGGTTCCACTAATGCATTCATGGTATCAAACCCGTTCTCACCCAGTGGAGCTAATGGCTGGAATCTATAATACAGTGAATAGAGATGGATATGAAGGCATCATAGAAGTGTTCTCAAGAAATTCATGCAAGGCTATCCTGCCTGGAATAGACTTGGCAGATGAGGACCAGCCAAAGGAAACCCGGTCAAGTCCAGAGTCATTACTTGAACAAATCATATTCTCTTGCAGAAAGTATGGAATTGAGATATCTGGCCAAAATGAAAGGATTTCAGGTTCTCCTAGTGGTTTCCAACAGATCAAGAAAAACTTGACAGGTGAAAATGCAGTAGACTTGTTTACGTATCAAAGAATGGGGGCTAGTTTCTTTTCTCCAGAACATTTTCCTTCATTCACAGCGTTTGTCCGAGATCTAAGGCAGCCACAATTGCATTCAGATGATTTGCCGGTTGAAAAAGTTGATTCTGCAGAATCTCTTCCTGAAAAGAATGTCCAAATGCAGGCTGCTTAG
- the LOC113766811 gene encoding basic proline-rich protein-like — translation MSPPGGPPPSAGPGSSSGGFVGQLCNVVSSCFYILCCCWLLKECFGSPTGDPGPPSSPSFVPSPPPPPPPPPPPPPPPPPPPPPPPPPPGPPPPPPPGPPYGPPLGPPGPYAPPGPGGPPAGPPRW, via the exons ATGAGTCCACCAGGCGGCCCTCCTCCGTCAGCTGGCCCGGGGTCGTCTTCTGGTGGCTTTGTTGGGCAGTTGTGCAATGTGGTCTCTTCTTG TTTCTACATCTTGTGCTGCTGTTGGCTACTGAAAGAGTGTTTTGGAAGCCCAACTGGAGATCCTGGGCCTCCATCCAGCCCATCTTTCGTACCTAGCCCTCCTcctccccctcctcctcctccaccaccaccaccaccacctcctcctcctcctcctcctcctcctccacccccaggacctcctcctcctccccctcCAGGGCCTCCTTATGGTCCACCACTTGGTCCTCCAGGACCTTATGCGCCCCCTGGGCCCGGTGGACCTCCCGCTGGCCCTCCAAGATGGTGA